One window of Catharus ustulatus isolate bCatUst1 chromosome 3, bCatUst1.pri.v2, whole genome shotgun sequence genomic DNA carries:
- the KLHL31 gene encoding kelch-like protein 31 has protein sequence MAPKKKNVKKNKADINETTIIVEDGPLSKLNGLNGLLEGGNGLNCISSEVSDPSYCPNLLEGLSKMRLENFLCDLTISTKTKSFNVHKVVMASSSEYFHNILKKDPSTQRVDLNDVSPVGLATVITYAYTGKLTLSLYTIGSIISTAIYLQIHTLTKMCCDFLVQEISVENCMYIANIAETYGLKTTKEAAHKFIKDNFIEFSETDQFLKLTFDQINELLADDDLQLPSEIVAFQIAIKWLEFDQKRVKFAANLLSNIRFGTISAQDLVNYVQTVPRMMQDADCHKLLVDAMNYHLLPYHQNTLQSRRTRIRGGFRVLVTVGGRPALTEKSLSRDVLFRDPENGWKKLSEMPAKSFNQCVTVMDGFLYVAGGEDQNDARNQAKHAVSNFCRYDPRFNSWIHLANMNQRRTHFSLNVFNGLLFAVGGRNSEGCLSSVECYVPATNQWQMKAPLEVPRCCHASAVVDGQILVTGGYINNAYSRSVCMYDPSKDSWQDKASLSTPRGWHCAVSLLERVYVMGGSQLGGRAERVDVLPVERYSPYTGQWNYVAPLQTGVSTAGASTLNGKIYLVGGWNEIEKKYKKCIQCYNPDLNEWTEEDELPEATVGVSCCTISMPNTKTRESRASSVSSVPVSI, from the exons ATGGCCCCTAAGAAGAAGAATgtgaaaaagaacaaagcagaTATCAATGAAACAACTATCATTGTGGAAGATGGCCCCCTCAGTAAACTAAATGGCTTGAATGGACTCTTGGAAGGAGGAAATGGTCTCAACTGCATCTCATCTGAGGTTTCTGACCCATCATACTGCCCAAACCTCTTGGAAGGTCTAAGCAAAATGAGACTAGAAAATTTCCTTTGTGACTTGACTATCAGTACCAAAACCAAATCATTCAATGTTCATAAGGTAGTGATGGCTTCAAGCAGTGAATACTTCCACAACATCTTAAAGAAAGACCCATCCACTCAAAGAGTGGACCTCAATGATGTGTCCCCAGTGGGTCTAGCTACTGTTATCACCTATGCTTACACTGGAAAACTTACTCTCTCACTTTACACAATAGGTAGCATTATTTCCACAGCAATTTATCTACAGATTCACACCCTTACAAAGATGTGCTGTGATTTTCTAGTCCAAGAAATCAGTGTTGAGAACTGTATGTACATTGCTAATATTGCAGAAACATATGGACTAAAAACAACAAAGGAAGCAGCACACAAATTTATTAAAGACAACTTCATTGAATTTTCAGAAACTGATCAGTTCCTAAAACTTACTTTTGATCAGATTAATGAACTTCTTGCAGATGATGACTTACAGTTGCCCTCTGAAATTGTTGCATTCCAGATTGCAATAAAATGGCTGGAATTTGACCAAAAAAGAGTAAAGTTTGCTGCCAATCTCTTAAGTAACATCCGTTTCGGTACCATCTCAGCCCAAGACCTTGTCAATTATGTTCAAACTGTGCCAAGAATGATGCAAGATGCAGACTGCCATAAGCTCCTAGTGGATGCCATGAACTATCACTTGCTTCCCTATCATCAGAATACACTTCAGTCCAGAAGAACAAGGATACGTGGAGGTTTCAGAGTCTTAGTTACTGTTGGGGGACGCCCTGCTTTAACAGAAAAGTCTCTTAGCAGAGATGTCTTATTCAGAGATCCTGAAAATGGATGGAAGAAGCTAAGTGAAATGCCTGCTAAAAGTTTTAATCAGTGTGTCACAGTGATGGATGGATTTCTCTATGTAGCTGGTGGGGAAGACCAGAATGATGCCAGGAACCAAGCCAAGCATGCGGTCAGCAATTTCTGCAG ATACGACCCTCGTTTCAACAGCTGGATTCACTTGGCGAACATGAATCAGCGGCGTACCCACTTCAGCCTGAACGTGTTCAATGGGCTCCTCTTCGCAGTGGGTGGCCGCAACTCCGAGGGCTGCCTCTCCTCTGTCGAGTGCTACGTGCCTGCCACTAACCAGTGGCAGATGAAGGCCCCGCTGGAGGTGCCCCGGTGCTGCCATGCCAGCGCAGTGGTGGATGGCCAGATCCTGGTCACGGGAGGTTACATCAATAACGCTTACTCTCGCTCGGTGTGCATGTATGACCCCAGCAAGGATAGCTGGCAGGATAAGGCCAgcctcagcacccccaggggctggcactgcGCAGTGTCCCTTCTGGAGAGGGTCTATGTCATGGGTGGGTCTCAGCTAggggggagagcagagagggtcGATGTTCTGCCTGTGGAGCGTTACAGCCCATACACGGGGCAGTGGAATTACGTGGCACCACTTCAAACCGGAGTTAGCACGGCCGGCGCCTCCACCCTTAACGGGAAAATTTACCTAGTGGGTGGCTGGaatgaaatagagaaaaagtACAAGAAATGCATTCAGTGCTATAACCCAGATCTCAATGAATGGACAGAGGAAGATGAGCTGCCTGAGGCCACCGTGGGCGTATCTTGTTGTACTATATCCATGCCCAACACCAAGACGAGAGAGTCCAGGGCCAGCTCAGTCTCTTCTGTGCCAGTCAGTATCTAA